A stretch of the Corynebacterium maris DSM 45190 genome encodes the following:
- a CDS encoding sigma-70 family RNA polymerase sigma factor — protein MSDTDTDRELAELVPLAKDGDRRALQRIIQVVHPRVLRYARARIGGGKSPTAEDVAQEVCLAISTGIGKYVDKGKPFMAFVYGIAFNKVADAHRSMSRDHSNPTADVPDSVNDVDTPEQHALDQDGSNRARVLLDSLSEKAREILILRIYVGLTAEETAAIVSSTPGAVRVAQHRALASLRKTLERQGATD, from the coding sequence GTGAGCGACACTGACACCGACCGGGAACTGGCGGAGCTTGTTCCGCTGGCGAAGGATGGGGATCGTCGGGCCCTGCAGCGGATCATCCAGGTGGTCCATCCCCGCGTACTGCGCTATGCCCGCGCCCGGATCGGCGGGGGCAAGTCACCCACCGCGGAGGACGTCGCGCAGGAGGTCTGTCTGGCGATCTCGACGGGCATCGGAAAATACGTGGACAAAGGTAAGCCGTTCATGGCTTTCGTCTACGGCATCGCCTTCAACAAGGTCGCGGACGCCCACCGGTCCATGTCCCGGGATCACTCCAACCCGACCGCCGACGTGCCGGACTCCGTCAACGACGTCGACACCCCCGAACAGCACGCTCTGGACCAAGACGGAAGTAACAGAGCGCGCGTGCTTCTCGATTCATTGAGTGAGAAGGCCCGCGAAATACTGATCCTCCGGATCTATGTCGGCCTGACCGCAGAGGAAACTGCAGCCATCGTCTCAAGCACACCGGGCGCTGTCCGGGTCGCCCAACACCGTGCCTTGGCGTCCCTGCGGAAAACCCTGGAGAGACAAGGAGCCACAGACTGA
- a CDS encoding aspartate:alanine exchanger family transporter, with protein MTGVLDFLADNILFTLVLILAVGLALGKVRVFGISLGAAAVLFVALGLATANPEIQIPPLLYQLGLAVFVYAIGLQAGPAFFREFATRGWKVTVYALALIVALVGLGALLIRWLGLDPLTGAGMFAGSLSSTPGMAAIVSMVDPADGQAPVVGYSLAYPGAVIGTIVVAAVGAAVLKVDHRAAAASEGMLTEPLVWRGVEIGPGVRGRIGDLCNIVDEKIIATRIADDEDHHELADPTMPLREGMRLVINGTESAVDAAIEALGTGYDAKIEDTELVYSRFTVSSPEVASRTVGELDTVNHGFLIARVRTGDSESVPSPSTVLNYSDRVRVIAAPGRMQEIRTFLGDSERKLGDVDLLPFALGLAIGLAIGLIPIPLPGDTVLTLGFGGGPIVAGLILGAANRTGPVTWQMPFHANRTMQTLGLALFLAGVGTSAGAGFRSALTDPSSLSYIGAGLVLTLAAALITGVLGRRVLSLTWDESMGVAAGFTTNPAVISYLNGQTGTELPGRGYATVYPTAMIGKIVASQVLVVLLL; from the coding sequence GTGACCGGCGTACTCGACTTCCTCGCAGACAACATCCTCTTCACCCTCGTCCTCATCCTCGCGGTGGGCCTGGCGCTGGGCAAGGTCCGCGTCTTCGGGATCTCCCTCGGCGCCGCCGCCGTGCTGTTCGTGGCCCTCGGCCTGGCGACCGCCAACCCCGAGATCCAGATCCCGCCGCTGCTGTACCAGCTGGGCCTGGCCGTCTTCGTCTACGCCATCGGGCTGCAGGCCGGGCCCGCGTTCTTCCGGGAATTTGCCACCCGCGGCTGGAAAGTCACCGTCTACGCGCTGGCGCTGATCGTGGCGCTGGTCGGCCTGGGCGCCCTGCTCATCCGGTGGCTGGGCCTGGACCCGCTCACGGGCGCGGGCATGTTCGCCGGATCCCTGTCCTCCACGCCCGGCATGGCGGCGATCGTCTCCATGGTCGACCCGGCGGACGGGCAGGCCCCCGTCGTCGGTTATTCGCTGGCCTATCCGGGCGCGGTGATCGGCACCATCGTCGTCGCCGCGGTCGGCGCCGCCGTCCTCAAAGTCGACCACCGCGCCGCGGCCGCCTCCGAAGGCATGCTCACCGAACCACTCGTCTGGCGCGGCGTGGAGATCGGCCCCGGCGTCCGGGGACGCATCGGCGACCTCTGCAACATCGTCGACGAAAAGATCATCGCCACCCGCATCGCCGACGACGAAGACCACCACGAACTCGCCGACCCCACCATGCCGCTGCGCGAAGGCATGCGGCTGGTGATCAACGGCACGGAGTCAGCCGTCGACGCCGCCATCGAGGCCCTCGGCACCGGTTACGACGCCAAAATCGAAGACACCGAACTCGTCTACTCCCGCTTCACCGTCTCCTCCCCGGAGGTCGCCAGCCGCACGGTCGGCGAACTGGACACCGTCAACCACGGCTTCCTCATCGCCCGGGTACGCACCGGCGACTCCGAATCCGTGCCGAGCCCCAGCACCGTGCTCAACTACTCCGACCGCGTCCGCGTCATCGCCGCGCCGGGGCGGATGCAGGAGATCCGCACTTTCCTCGGCGACTCGGAACGCAAACTCGGCGACGTCGACCTGCTGCCGTTCGCCCTGGGCCTGGCCATCGGTTTGGCGATCGGCCTGATCCCCATCCCGCTGCCCGGCGATACCGTGCTCACACTCGGCTTCGGCGGCGGGCCCATCGTCGCGGGGCTGATCCTGGGGGCGGCGAACCGCACCGGCCCGGTCACCTGGCAGATGCCGTTCCACGCCAACCGCACGATGCAGACCCTCGGGCTGGCGCTCTTCCTCGCCGGGGTGGGCACGTCCGCCGGGGCGGGTTTCCGCAGCGCGTTGACCGACCCGTCCTCGCTGTCCTACATCGGCGCCGGGCTGGTGCTGACGCTGGCGGCCGCCCTGATCACCGGCGTCCTCGGCCGGCGCGTGCTTTCGTTGACCTGGGATGAGTCGATGGGTGTGGCCGCCGGCTTCACCACTAACCCCGCCGTCATCTCCTATCTCAACGGCCAGACAGGCACTGAATTGCCTGGCCGCGGCTACGCGACGGTGTATCCGACGGCCATGATCGGCAAGATCGTGGCCTCCCAGGTGCTCGTCGTCCTGTTGTTGTGA
- the rimI gene encoding ribosomal protein S18-alanine N-acetyltransferase: MILRRLTRADATRCAELEEKLFAGDGPWPRDVFLVEFSAPHNFYVGVEENGELIGYGGIAILGPKDDPEFEVHTIGVDPDHQRRGVARMMMDQLVHVADEHDGQMFLEVRTDNDAAIAMYEAYGFTILATRKNYYPASRADAYTMIRKSRSER, encoded by the coding sequence GTGATTCTGCGACGGCTGACCCGCGCCGACGCCACCCGCTGCGCCGAGCTCGAGGAAAAGCTTTTCGCCGGCGACGGCCCCTGGCCCCGCGACGTGTTCCTCGTGGAGTTTTCCGCCCCGCATAACTTTTACGTTGGGGTGGAAGAAAACGGGGAATTGATCGGTTACGGAGGGATAGCGATCCTCGGGCCGAAGGACGACCCCGAGTTTGAGGTCCACACCATCGGCGTCGACCCCGACCACCAGCGCCGTGGCGTGGCGCGGATGATGATGGACCAGCTCGTCCACGTCGCCGACGAACACGACGGCCAGATGTTCCTCGAGGTGCGCACCGACAACGACGCGGCCATCGCGATGTACGAGGCCTACGGGTTCACCATCCTGGCCACGCGCAAAAACTACTACCCGGCGTCCCGCGCGGACGCCTACACCATGATCCGGAAATCCAGGAGTGAGAGATGA
- a CDS encoding GuaB3 family IMP dehydrogenase-related protein, with amino-acid sequence MREYVEIGIGREARRTWHLDDLTLVPSRRTRSSKDVDTTWSIDAYSFDTPVVSHPTDALASPEFAKEMGVQGGLAVINAEGLWGRHRDLDGAIGRVLAASGPREATGVLQELHAAPLDYELLAERIRDVRDSGATVAVRVSPQNAREIAPEVIAAGTELLFIQGTIISAEHVAKGGDPINLKEFIGSLEIPVIAGAVSDYSTAMHLMRTGAAGVIVGGGTNTSAAALGIETPLATAIADAAAARREYLDETGGRYVHIIADGELRTSGDMAKAIACGADAVMLGTPLAAAEESAAPGHFWQSSAAHPRFPRGVIEQVTDQRATLETILHGPSADPHGLQNLVGGLTRSMAKCGYTDLKSFQKVGISASF; translated from the coding sequence ATGCGCGAATACGTCGAAATCGGTATCGGCCGGGAAGCCCGCCGCACCTGGCATCTGGATGACTTGACCCTGGTGCCGTCCCGGCGCACCCGTTCCTCCAAGGACGTGGACACGACCTGGAGCATCGACGCCTACTCCTTCGACACCCCCGTGGTGTCGCACCCGACCGACGCGCTGGCGTCGCCGGAGTTCGCCAAGGAAATGGGCGTGCAGGGCGGCCTGGCGGTCATCAACGCCGAGGGGCTGTGGGGCCGCCACCGCGACCTGGACGGCGCGATCGGCCGGGTGCTGGCGGCGTCCGGCCCGCGGGAGGCCACTGGCGTGCTGCAGGAGCTGCACGCGGCCCCGCTCGATTATGAACTGCTCGCCGAGCGCATCCGCGACGTCCGCGATAGCGGCGCCACCGTCGCGGTGCGCGTGAGCCCGCAGAACGCCCGCGAAATCGCCCCGGAGGTCATCGCCGCCGGCACCGAGCTGCTGTTCATCCAGGGCACCATCATCTCCGCGGAGCACGTGGCCAAGGGCGGGGACCCGATCAACCTCAAGGAGTTCATCGGCTCCTTGGAGATCCCGGTCATCGCCGGCGCGGTGTCGGACTACTCGACCGCGATGCACCTGATGCGCACCGGCGCGGCCGGGGTCATCGTCGGCGGCGGCACCAACACCTCGGCCGCGGCCCTGGGCATCGAGACCCCACTGGCCACGGCCATCGCCGACGCCGCGGCGGCCCGCCGCGAGTACCTCGACGAGACCGGCGGCCGCTACGTCCACATCATCGCGGACGGCGAGCTGCGCACCTCCGGCGACATGGCCAAGGCGATCGCCTGCGGCGCGGACGCCGTCATGCTGGGCACCCCGCTCGCGGCCGCGGAAGAGTCCGCCGCGCCCGGACACTTCTGGCAGTCCTCGGCAGCCCACCCACGGTTCCCGCGCGGCGTGATCGAGCAGGTCACGGACCAGCGCGCCACCCTGGAGACAATCCTGCACGGCCCCTCTGCGGACCCGCACGGCCTGCAGAACCTGGTAGGTGGCCTGACCCGCTCCATGGCGAAGTGCGGTTACACCGACCTGAAGTCCTTCCAAAAGGTGGGCATCTCCGCGAGCTTCTGA
- a CDS encoding WhiB family transcriptional regulator produces the protein MAQPHLLPGPNADFWDWQLHGSCRGKDSDVFYHPDGERGRARAQRENRAKTICNDCPVLTMCREHALKVAEPYGIWGGLSESERSNLLRSRTKRTRVAV, from the coding sequence ATGGCTCAACCGCACCTGCTTCCCGGACCAAACGCTGACTTCTGGGACTGGCAGCTGCACGGCTCTTGCCGGGGCAAAGATTCCGACGTCTTTTACCACCCCGACGGAGAGCGGGGCCGCGCACGCGCCCAGCGCGAAAACCGCGCCAAGACCATCTGCAACGACTGTCCGGTGCTCACCATGTGCCGCGAGCACGCCCTGAAGGTCGCCGAGCCCTACGGCATCTGGGGCGGGTTGTCCGAGTCCGAGCGCTCTAATCTGCTGCGCAGCCGCACCAAGCGCACCCGCGTCGCGGTCTAA
- the groES gene encoding co-chaperone GroES has protein sequence MANVNIRPLEDKVLVQIVEAETTTASGLVIPDSAQEKPQEATVVAVGPGKLDDAGNRIPVDVKEGDVVVFSKYGGTELKYDGEEFLLLSARDLLAVVEK, from the coding sequence GTGGCTAACGTCAACATTCGCCCGCTCGAGGACAAGGTCCTGGTTCAGATCGTCGAAGCAGAGACCACCACTGCTTCCGGACTGGTCATTCCGGACTCCGCCCAGGAGAAGCCGCAGGAGGCCACCGTCGTGGCCGTGGGCCCGGGCAAGCTTGACGACGCCGGCAACCGCATCCCGGTCGACGTCAAGGAAGGCGACGTCGTCGTGTTCTCCAAGTACGGCGGCACCGAGCTGAAGTACGACGGCGAGGAGTTCCTGCTCCTGTCCGCCCGCGACCTGCTCGCAGTCGTCGAAAAGTAA
- the groL gene encoding chaperonin GroEL (60 kDa chaperone family; promotes refolding of misfolded polypeptides especially under stressful conditions; forms two stacked rings of heptamers to form a barrel-shaped 14mer; ends can be capped by GroES; misfolded proteins enter the barrel where they are refolded when GroES binds) has protein sequence MAKLIAFDQEAREGLQRGVDTLADTVKVTLGPKGRNVVLDKAFGGPTVTNDGVTIAREIDVEDPFENLGAQLVKSVAVKTNDIAGDGTTTATLLAQALVHEGLRNVAAGANPVELNRGIQAAAEKTVEELKARATPVSSSEDIASIATVSSRDAEVGRVIADAMEKVGKDGVLSVEESQTIDSSVDVTEGVSFDKGYLSPYFVTDQDSQQAVLDGPVILLVRNKISSLPDFLPALEKIVGTGNPLLIIAEDIEGEPLQTLVVNNIRQTIKAVAVKSPYFGERRKAFMDDLAVVTGATVVDPEVGVNLSEVDVEVLGSARRVTVTKDDTVIVDGAGTAEDLESRRESIRREIETTDSTWDKEKAEERLAKLSGGVAVIKVGAATETEVNERKLRVEDAINAARAAVQEGVIAGGGSVLVQIAKRLETYAEEFSGEARTGVLTLARALTKPAYWIAENAGLDGSVVVNRVGEMANDEGYNAATGEYGNLIEQGVLDPVKVTHTAVVNAASIARMVLTTEASVVDKPQEEGAGHGVHGHHHH, from the coding sequence ATGGCAAAGCTCATTGCATTTGATCAGGAGGCCCGCGAAGGCCTCCAGCGGGGCGTGGACACGCTCGCCGACACCGTCAAGGTCACCCTCGGACCCAAGGGCCGCAACGTGGTCCTGGACAAGGCTTTCGGCGGCCCCACCGTCACCAACGACGGTGTGACCATCGCCCGTGAAATCGACGTCGAGGACCCCTTCGAGAACCTCGGCGCCCAGCTGGTGAAGTCCGTCGCCGTCAAGACCAACGACATCGCCGGCGACGGCACCACCACCGCCACGCTGCTGGCCCAGGCACTCGTCCACGAGGGCCTGCGCAACGTCGCGGCCGGCGCCAACCCGGTCGAACTCAACCGCGGCATCCAGGCCGCGGCAGAGAAGACCGTCGAGGAGCTGAAGGCCCGCGCCACTCCGGTGTCCTCCTCCGAGGACATCGCGAGCATCGCGACCGTCTCTTCCCGCGACGCCGAGGTCGGCCGCGTCATCGCCGACGCCATGGAAAAGGTCGGCAAGGACGGCGTGCTCTCCGTCGAAGAGTCCCAGACGATCGACTCCTCCGTCGACGTCACCGAGGGCGTCTCCTTCGACAAGGGCTACCTCTCGCCGTACTTCGTCACCGACCAGGATTCCCAGCAGGCCGTCTTGGACGGCCCGGTGATCTTGCTCGTGCGCAACAAGATCTCCTCCCTGCCGGACTTCCTGCCCGCGCTGGAGAAGATCGTCGGCACCGGTAACCCGCTGCTGATCATCGCCGAAGACATCGAGGGCGAGCCGCTGCAGACCCTCGTGGTCAACAACATCCGCCAGACCATCAAGGCCGTCGCCGTGAAGTCCCCGTACTTCGGGGAACGTCGCAAGGCGTTCATGGATGACCTGGCCGTGGTCACCGGCGCGACCGTCGTGGACCCCGAGGTCGGCGTCAACCTCAGCGAGGTCGACGTCGAGGTGCTCGGCTCCGCCCGTCGCGTCACCGTGACCAAGGACGACACCGTCATCGTCGACGGCGCAGGCACCGCGGAGGACCTCGAGTCCCGCCGCGAGAGCATCCGACGCGAGATCGAGACCACCGACTCCACCTGGGACAAGGAAAAGGCCGAGGAGCGACTGGCCAAGCTGTCCGGCGGCGTGGCCGTGATCAAGGTCGGCGCAGCCACCGAGACCGAGGTCAACGAGCGTAAGCTCCGCGTCGAAGACGCCATCAACGCGGCTCGCGCAGCCGTGCAGGAGGGCGTCATCGCTGGCGGCGGTTCGGTGCTGGTGCAGATCGCCAAGCGGCTGGAGACCTACGCCGAGGAGTTCTCCGGCGAGGCCCGCACCGGCGTGCTGACGCTGGCCCGCGCACTGACCAAGCCGGCCTACTGGATCGCCGAAAACGCCGGACTCGACGGCTCCGTCGTGGTCAACCGCGTCGGTGAGATGGCCAATGACGAGGGCTACAACGCCGCTACCGGCGAATACGGCAACCTCATCGAGCAGGGCGTCCTGGACCCGGTCAAGGTCACCCACACCGCTGTGGTCAACGCAGCGTCGATCGCCCGCATGGTTCTGACCACGGAAGCATCGGTCGTCGACAAGCCGCAGGAGGAGGGCGCCGGCCACGGCGTCCACGGACACCACCACCACTAA
- the tsaD gene encoding tRNA (adenosine(37)-N6)-threonylcarbamoyltransferase complex transferase subunit TsaD, with amino-acid sequence MIICGIESSCDETGVGVVELAEDGTMTVLADKVASSMSQHARFGGVVPEIASRAHLEALPQVMTAALEEAGVAKPDAVAAAVGPGLAGALLVGASAAKGYAAAWGVPFYGVNHLGGHVAVANLDGSSLPHSVALLVSGGHTQLLEVEAVGKPMRELGSTLDDAAGEAYDKVARLLGLGYPGGPVIDKLAQRGEASIKFPRALMRAEDARGEHRHNFSFSGLKTAVARYVEAAERNGEVISVEDVCASFQEAVADVLTAKAIRACQDVGAHTLLLGGGVAANSRLRGLAQERCDDAGIELRVPRFNLCTDNGVMIAALAAQLVHEGAHASSLTAGTDPSLEVEIPLVS; translated from the coding sequence ATGATCATCTGCGGAATCGAGTCCTCGTGCGACGAGACCGGCGTGGGCGTGGTGGAACTGGCCGAGGACGGCACGATGACCGTGCTGGCCGATAAGGTCGCCTCCTCTATGTCGCAGCACGCCCGCTTCGGTGGCGTCGTCCCGGAGATCGCCTCCCGCGCCCATCTGGAGGCGCTGCCGCAGGTCATGACGGCCGCTCTGGAAGAGGCGGGCGTGGCCAAGCCCGACGCCGTCGCCGCCGCCGTGGGCCCCGGGTTGGCCGGTGCCCTGCTGGTCGGCGCGTCCGCCGCGAAGGGCTACGCCGCGGCCTGGGGCGTGCCCTTCTACGGCGTCAACCACCTCGGCGGGCACGTCGCCGTGGCCAACCTCGACGGCTCATCCCTGCCGCACTCGGTGGCGCTGCTGGTCTCCGGCGGGCACACCCAGCTGCTGGAGGTCGAGGCCGTGGGCAAGCCCATGCGCGAGCTGGGCTCCACGCTTGACGACGCCGCCGGCGAGGCCTACGACAAAGTCGCCCGCCTGCTCGGGTTGGGATATCCGGGCGGGCCGGTGATCGACAAGCTCGCCCAGCGCGGGGAGGCATCGATCAAGTTCCCCCGCGCCCTGATGCGTGCGGAGGACGCCCGCGGCGAGCACCGCCACAACTTTTCCTTCTCCGGGCTCAAGACCGCCGTCGCCCGCTACGTCGAAGCGGCGGAACGCAACGGCGAGGTCATCTCCGTCGAAGACGTGTGCGCCTCCTTCCAAGAGGCCGTCGCCGACGTGCTGACGGCCAAGGCCATCCGCGCCTGCCAGGACGTCGGAGCACACACGCTGCTGCTGGGCGGGGGAGTGGCCGCCAACTCACGGCTACGTGGACTGGCCCAGGAGCGGTGCGATGACGCCGGCATCGAACTGCGCGTCCCACGTTTCAATCTGTGCACCGACAACGGCGTGATGATCGCGGCGCTGGCGGCCCAGCTGGTCCACGAAGGCGCCCACGCCTCCTCCCTGACCGCCGGCACCGACCCCTCCCTGGAGGTGGAGATCCCGCTGGTGAGCTAA
- the guaB gene encoding IMP dehydrogenase — protein sequence MTDQRIHTGGDDPNKVALRGLTFDDVLLLPAESHIVPSEVDTSSQFTRNIRLGLPIASAAMDTVTEARMAVAMARQGGIGVLHRNLSSEEQAGQVEIVKRSESGMVNDPVTATPEMTIGEVDELCARFRISGLPVVDSEGTLVGIITNRDMRFERDTNRPTSEVMTPMPLVVAQEGVSKDEALALLSEHKIEKLPIIDSAGKLTGLITVKDFVKTEQFPNSSKDSTGRLLVAAGIGTGADSYERAGQLVDAGVDVLVVDSAHAHNNRVLEMVSRVQKDFGAHVDVIGGNLATREAAQAMIDAGADGIKVGIGPGSICTTRVVAGVGAPQITSILESSVPAKAAGVPIIADGGMQYSGDVAKAFAAGADTVMLGSMLAGTAESPGDVVVVNGKQYKRYRGMGSMGAMQGRGLSGEKRSYSKDRYFQADVKSEDKLVPEGIEGQVPYRGEIGNITHQIVGGLRAAMGYTGSSSIAELQTKQFVQITQAGLRESHPHDITQTVEAPNYR from the coding sequence ATGACCGACCAGCGCATCCACACCGGTGGAGACGACCCGAACAAGGTTGCCCTCCGCGGACTGACTTTCGACGATGTCTTGCTGCTGCCCGCAGAGTCCCACATCGTCCCGAGCGAAGTGGACACCTCCTCCCAGTTCACCCGCAACATCCGTCTCGGTCTGCCGATCGCCTCCGCGGCGATGGACACGGTCACCGAGGCCCGCATGGCCGTGGCCATGGCCCGTCAGGGCGGCATCGGCGTCCTGCACCGCAACCTGTCCTCGGAGGAGCAGGCCGGGCAGGTCGAGATCGTCAAGCGTTCCGAGTCCGGCATGGTCAACGACCCGGTCACCGCGACTCCGGAGATGACCATCGGCGAGGTCGATGAGCTGTGCGCCCGCTTCCGGATCTCGGGTCTGCCGGTCGTCGATTCCGAGGGCACGCTCGTGGGCATCATCACCAACCGCGACATGCGCTTCGAGCGTGACACTAACCGCCCGACTTCCGAGGTCATGACCCCCATGCCGCTGGTCGTGGCACAGGAGGGCGTCTCCAAGGATGAGGCTCTGGCGCTGCTGAGCGAGCACAAGATCGAGAAGCTCCCGATCATCGACTCCGCCGGCAAGCTCACGGGCCTGATCACCGTCAAGGACTTCGTGAAGACGGAGCAGTTCCCGAACTCGTCGAAGGACTCCACGGGACGTCTGCTGGTGGCGGCGGGCATCGGCACCGGCGCCGACTCCTACGAGCGCGCCGGCCAGCTGGTCGACGCCGGCGTGGACGTACTCGTCGTGGATTCCGCCCACGCCCACAACAACCGGGTGCTCGAGATGGTCTCCCGCGTGCAGAAGGACTTCGGCGCCCACGTCGACGTCATCGGCGGCAACCTCGCCACCCGCGAGGCCGCGCAGGCCATGATCGACGCCGGCGCCGACGGCATCAAGGTCGGCATCGGCCCGGGCTCCATCTGCACCACGCGTGTCGTCGCCGGCGTCGGCGCCCCGCAGATCACCTCCATCCTCGAATCCTCCGTCCCGGCCAAGGCCGCGGGCGTGCCGATCATCGCCGACGGCGGCATGCAGTACTCCGGTGACGTGGCCAAGGCCTTCGCCGCCGGCGCCGACACCGTCATGCTCGGCTCCATGCTGGCCGGCACCGCCGAGTCCCCGGGCGACGTCGTGGTGGTCAACGGCAAGCAGTACAAGCGCTACCGCGGCATGGGGTCCATGGGCGCCATGCAGGGCCGCGGCCTGTCCGGGGAGAAGCGCTCCTACTCCAAGGACCGCTACTTCCAGGCGGACGTCAAGAGCGAAGACAAGCTGGTCCCGGAAGGCATCGAGGGCCAGGTCCCGTACCGCGGCGAGATCGGCAACATCACGCACCAGATCGTCGGCGGCCTGCGCGCGGCCATGGGCTACACCGGTTCCTCCTCCATCGCGGAGCTGCAGACCAAGCAGTTCGTCCAGATCACCCAGGCCGGCCTGCGTGAGTCGCACCCGCATGACATCACCCAGACCGTCGAGGCGCCGAACTACCGCTAA
- the tsaB gene encoding tRNA (adenosine(37)-N6)-threonylcarbamoyltransferase complex dimerization subunit type 1 TsaB, with product MLVLAIDTATSDLVTGLVDTDAGQSRDLVSSTRNHNENLVPAIQRLLAEADVTFADLGAVVVGHGPGPFTGLRVGMSTASAIAHAVGIPVHGVGTHDAIARQLKGRALVATDARRKEIYWATYDDGVRTAGPDVVKPAELVLPHGVETVSVPERLAEQLDVEADYVDLTPRAAGLVACVGLDAEPAPLQPAYLRRPDAVPPKPTPKSPAIPEVEV from the coding sequence GTGCTAGTTCTCGCCATCGACACCGCCACCTCCGACCTCGTCACCGGGCTCGTGGACACCGACGCCGGTCAGTCCCGCGACCTGGTGAGCTCCACGCGCAACCACAACGAGAACCTCGTGCCCGCCATCCAGCGGCTGCTCGCCGAGGCCGACGTGACCTTCGCCGACCTGGGCGCCGTGGTCGTGGGCCACGGTCCGGGTCCGTTCACCGGCCTGCGCGTGGGCATGTCCACCGCCTCCGCCATCGCCCACGCCGTCGGGATCCCCGTGCACGGGGTGGGCACCCACGACGCGATCGCCCGGCAGCTTAAGGGCCGGGCGTTGGTGGCCACCGACGCGCGCCGCAAGGAAATCTACTGGGCCACCTATGACGACGGCGTACGTACCGCCGGCCCCGACGTGGTCAAACCCGCTGAACTCGTCCTGCCGCACGGGGTAGAGACGGTCTCCGTCCCGGAGCGGCTGGCGGAGCAGCTCGACGTCGAGGCCGATTACGTTGACCTCACGCCCCGGGCCGCCGGCCTGGTCGCCTGCGTGGGCCTGGACGCTGAGCCGGCCCCGCTGCAGCCGGCGTACCTGCGCCGCCCGGATGCGGTGCCGCCGAAGCCGACGCCCAAATCTCCGGCGATCCCGGAGGTGGAGGTGTGA
- a CDS encoding DUF5319 domain-containing protein — protein sequence MNYDSMMPRDPFADDPNDPASFLEPEEPAVPLTPEEREATLHDLAIVRECQEILLPRGILGVCFLCEDCDVMHYYDWEIMAANMQASLTGELAPVHEPGADPAIDAYVPWDYALGYLDGREGR from the coding sequence GTGAACTACGACTCGATGATGCCACGCGACCCGTTCGCTGACGACCCCAACGATCCGGCGTCCTTCCTCGAGCCGGAAGAACCGGCCGTGCCGCTGACCCCCGAAGAGCGCGAGGCCACGTTGCACGATCTGGCGATCGTCCGTGAATGCCAAGAAATTCTGCTCCCCCGGGGGATCCTCGGCGTCTGCTTCCTCTGCGAGGACTGCGACGTGATGCACTACTACGACTGGGAGATCATGGCCGCGAACATGCAGGCCAGCCTGACCGGAGAGCTCGCCCCCGTGCATGAGCCGGGCGCCGACCCCGCCATCGACGCCTACGTCCCCTGGGACTACGCCCTGGGCTACCTCGACGGCCGCGAGGGCCGCTAG